One region of Rhodocaloribacter litoris genomic DNA includes:
- a CDS encoding IS4 family transposase, with translation MKRSPPXXVLWIARLGGFLARKSDGPPGVTVLWRGWQRLTDIASAWLVFHPS, from the coding sequence TTGAAGAGGAGCCCCCCSMWGGWGGTCCTGTGGATCGCCCGGCTGGGCGGCTTTCTGGCTCGCAAAAGCGATGGGCCTCCGGGTGTCACTGTGCTCTGGCGCGGCTGGCAACGTCTCACCGATATCGCCTCCGCCTGGCTCGTCTTTCACCCCTCCTGA
- a CDS encoding TrkH family potassium uptake protein, translated as MKVLNYRAVLSTLGALVFFLGLALLLPMGVGLLYGEASWWSFGLTALLCLGMGGAAWHFLGEHPLDLRLREGFAIVALAWMVLALLGALPFVLGGVLDAYTDAFFETISGFTTTGATILGGANTPAIEAIPKSFLFWRSLTHWLGGMGIIVLTLAVMPILGVGGMQLFKAEVPGPSADKLTPRVRETARRLWLIYVGLTVVEVLLLLPVMDLFDAVNHAFATMATGGFSTKNGSVGQYGSAYVEWVITLFMILAGMNFALHYRLLRGNVRIALRDTELRVYFGILAVGTVLVTLGLWQPTLRLLPGEDAVSSFEGYAGLGEALRCAAFQVAAIVTTTGFGTADYELWPPLAIVCLFLLFFVGGMAGSTGGGVKVVRHVLVFKNSFKEIKQLIHPQAVIPLRLNGRVVPPEVMGNVLSFIVLYIAGITAGIALLALMGMDLMSAIGASISAIGNIGPGFGTVGPVENYAHLPLPGKWVLALLMVAGRLEIFTVLILFVPAFWRH; from the coding sequence ATGAAGGTCTTGAACTATCGGGCTGTGCTGAGCACACTGGGAGCGCTGGTCTTCTTTCTGGGGCTGGCCTTGTTGCTTCCGATGGGCGTCGGGCTGCTCTACGGCGAGGCGTCCTGGTGGAGCTTCGGTCTCACGGCGCTGCTGTGCCTGGGGATGGGGGGCGCGGCCTGGCATTTCCTCGGGGAGCACCCGCTCGACCTGCGCCTCCGGGAAGGCTTTGCCATCGTTGCGCTGGCCTGGATGGTGCTGGCGCTGCTCGGCGCCCTGCCGTTCGTGCTCGGCGGGGTTCTGGACGCCTACACCGATGCCTTCTTTGAGACCATCAGCGGCTTCACCACCACGGGCGCGACGATCCTCGGGGGGGCCAACACCCCGGCCATCGAGGCGATCCCGAAGTCCTTCCTGTTCTGGCGCAGCCTGACGCACTGGCTCGGCGGCATGGGCATCATCGTGCTGACGCTGGCCGTCATGCCCATCCTGGGCGTCGGGGGCATGCAGCTCTTCAAGGCCGAAGTGCCCGGCCCCTCGGCCGACAAGCTGACCCCCCGCGTGCGCGAGACGGCCCGGCGGCTCTGGCTGATCTACGTGGGTTTGACGGTCGTGGAGGTGCTGCTGCTGCTGCCCGTGATGGATCTCTTCGACGCCGTCAACCATGCCTTCGCCACGATGGCCACAGGCGGCTTCTCGACCAAGAACGGCTCGGTGGGGCAGTACGGTTCGGCCTACGTCGAGTGGGTCATTACCCTCTTCATGATCCTGGCGGGGATGAACTTCGCGTTGCACTACCGGCTGCTGCGGGGAAACGTACGGATCGCCCTGCGGGACACCGAACTGCGGGTGTATTTCGGCATCCTGGCGGTGGGCACCGTGCTGGTCACCCTCGGCCTGTGGCAGCCGACGCTGCGCCTGCTGCCCGGCGAGGACGCCGTGTCCTCCTTCGAGGGGTATGCCGGGCTGGGAGAGGCGCTCCGCTGCGCCGCCTTCCAGGTCGCGGCGATCGTCACCACCACCGGCTTCGGAACGGCCGACTACGAACTCTGGCCCCCGCTGGCCATCGTGTGCCTCTTTCTGCTCTTTTTCGTCGGGGGAATGGCCGGTTCCACGGGGGGCGGCGTCAAGGTGGTGCGGCACGTGCTGGTCTTCAAAAACTCCTTCAAGGAGATCAAACAGCTCATTCACCCGCAGGCAGTCATCCCGCTGCGCCTCAACGGCCGGGTCGTGCCGCCGGAGGTGATGGGCAACGTGCTCTCGTTCATCGTGCTCTACATCGCCGGCATCACTGCCGGCATTGCCCTGCTGGCCCTGATGGGGATGGATCTGATGAGTGCCATCGGCGCCTCGATCTCCGCCATAGGCAACATCGGGCCGGGCTTCGGCACGGTCGGGCCGGTGGAGAACTACGCGCACCTGCCACTTCCGGGCAAGTGGGTGCTTGCCTTGCTCATGGTGGCCGGGCGCCTGGAGATCTTCACGGTGTTGATCCTTTTCGTTCCTGCCTTCTGGCGCCATTGA
- a CDS encoding ammonium transporter produces the protein MRRSISLIVLAVLAGALSAFAQEAPAEVAPAEAALAAAEATQLHLNFAWTVLAAVLVFFMQAGFALLETGFTRSKNAVNIIMKNVMDVSAGAVVFFVLGFGLMFGTSLGGWIGTDGFFLAGLGGDPWTYAFFLFQAVFAATAATIVSGAVAERTKFTGYLLFSVVITGLIYPVFGSWAWGGLFNGGGWLEGLGFIDFAGSTVVHSVGGWAALAGALVVGPRVGKYDENGNPRHIPGHSLPLAALGVFILWFGWFGFNAGSTTEGSTDIALIAMNTFLAAGAGATAAMLVSWIRGGKPDAPMTLNGVLGGLVGITAGCANLTPGFALLTGAIAGVVVVYATLFLDRYVDDPVGAVAVHGVCGAWGTLAAGMFDSAGLFNPSVIGVQLVGIAAAFLWTFPVSYLLFTLIKKTIGLRVNGHLEHLGLDLHEHDNQAYPEFVPTDELTLAEV, from the coding sequence ATGCGAAGGTCTATATCGCTCATCGTGCTCGCGGTGCTGGCCGGGGCCCTCTCGGCCTTTGCTCAGGAAGCTCCGGCCGAAGTGGCTCCCGCTGAAGCCGCGCTGGCCGCCGCCGAGGCGACGCAGCTCCACCTCAACTTTGCCTGGACGGTGCTGGCAGCCGTGCTGGTGTTCTTCATGCAGGCCGGCTTTGCCCTGCTCGAGACGGGCTTCACGCGCTCGAAGAACGCCGTCAACATCATCATGAAGAACGTGATGGATGTCTCGGCCGGTGCCGTGGTGTTCTTCGTGCTGGGCTTCGGGCTGATGTTCGGCACGTCGCTCGGCGGCTGGATCGGCACGGACGGGTTCTTCCTCGCCGGCCTGGGCGGGGATCCGTGGACGTATGCGTTCTTTCTCTTCCAGGCCGTCTTCGCAGCCACGGCGGCGACCATCGTCTCCGGTGCCGTGGCGGAACGGACAAAGTTCACGGGGTACCTGCTCTTCTCGGTCGTCATCACCGGGCTGATTTACCCGGTCTTCGGCTCGTGGGCCTGGGGCGGCCTCTTCAACGGCGGCGGCTGGCTCGAAGGGCTCGGCTTCATCGACTTTGCCGGCTCGACGGTGGTGCACTCGGTGGGTGGCTGGGCCGCGCTGGCCGGGGCGCTGGTCGTCGGGCCGCGGGTGGGGAAGTACGACGAGAACGGCAACCCGCGCCACATTCCCGGTCATAGCCTGCCGCTGGCGGCGCTCGGCGTGTTCATCCTCTGGTTCGGGTGGTTCGGCTTCAACGCCGGTTCCACGACCGAAGGCTCGACGGATATCGCCCTCATTGCCATGAACACGTTCCTGGCCGCCGGGGCCGGGGCGACGGCGGCGATGCTGGTCTCCTGGATCCGCGGCGGCAAGCCCGACGCCCCGATGACCCTCAACGGGGTACTCGGGGGGCTGGTCGGCATCACGGCGGGCTGCGCCAACCTCACGCCCGGCTTTGCGCTGTTGACCGGGGCCATCGCCGGGGTGGTGGTCGTCTATGCCACGCTGTTCCTCGACCGGTACGTGGACGATCCGGTCGGTGCCGTGGCCGTGCACGGCGTCTGCGGCGCCTGGGGCACCCTCGCCGCCGGGATGTTCGACAGCGCCGGGCTGTTCAACCCGTCCGTGATCGGGGTGCAGCTCGTCGGGATCGCCGCTGCGTTCCTGTGGACCTTCCCGGTGAGCTACCTGCTCTTCACGCTCATCAAGAAGACCATCGGGCTGCGCGTCAACGGGCATCTGGAGCACCTGGGCCTCGACCTGCACGAGCACGACAACCAGGCCTATCCGGAGTTTGTCCCGACCGATGAACTGACCCTGGCCGAAGTGTGA
- the trkA gene encoding Trk system potassium transporter TrkA — MKVVVVGAGEVGFDVARLLAMEQHDVVVIDVDPDVLENVRDKLDVMTIQGSGTSARVLTEAGVRGADMLIAVTTSDEVNVIACMMADRLGVRTTMARIRSDELTGTETVLSASDLGIDIAIHPEESAAAEVVRLIRRASATDVLTFAGGRLHLVGIRLDADAPVIGKSLRELAASLPGITFRVMAIVRGIRTLLPGGDEVLRKNDQVFVLAPPKYMPPLIRAMGKSEHRLEHVMILGGTKVGAKVASMLQDVKGMRLKLIEPDRERAEQLAEALSGCLVLHGQSTDIDLLVAEGLGEMDAFVAVTGDEESNLVTCLLAKHLGVRKTVALLSKGAYIPISQSIGLDAAVSTKLAVSREIMRFLRGKHVLSVATVHGMDAEVLELKAAPRAPITRAPLREMKLPRGVLLGAVDHGDRVEIATGHTQLQPGDRAYVFVLPERVRDVERLFARP, encoded by the coding sequence ATGAAGGTTGTCGTTGTCGGAGCGGGTGAAGTCGGGTTCGACGTGGCCCGGCTGCTTGCCATGGAGCAGCATGACGTGGTGGTCATCGACGTCGACCCGGACGTGCTGGAGAACGTGCGCGACAAGCTGGACGTGATGACGATTCAGGGCAGCGGCACGTCGGCGCGGGTGCTCACCGAAGCCGGCGTCCGGGGAGCCGACATGCTGATCGCCGTCACGACGAGCGACGAGGTCAATGTGATCGCCTGCATGATGGCGGACCGGCTCGGGGTCCGGACGACGATGGCCCGCATCCGCTCGGACGAGCTCACCGGCACCGAGACGGTGCTCTCGGCTTCGGATCTCGGGATCGACATTGCCATTCATCCGGAGGAGAGTGCCGCCGCCGAAGTGGTGCGGCTCATCCGCCGTGCCAGCGCTACCGACGTGCTGACCTTCGCCGGGGGCCGGCTGCATCTGGTCGGCATCCGTCTCGACGCCGATGCACCGGTCATCGGCAAGTCGCTGCGCGAGCTGGCGGCCTCGCTTCCCGGAATCACGTTCCGGGTGATGGCCATCGTACGCGGCATTCGAACCCTGCTGCCCGGCGGCGACGAGGTGCTGCGCAAGAACGATCAGGTGTTCGTGCTGGCTCCGCCGAAGTACATGCCGCCGCTGATCCGGGCCATGGGCAAGAGCGAACACCGCCTGGAGCACGTGATGATCCTCGGGGGAACCAAGGTCGGCGCCAAGGTGGCTTCGATGTTGCAGGACGTCAAGGGGATGCGCCTGAAGCTCATCGAGCCGGACCGGGAGCGGGCCGAACAGCTGGCTGAAGCCCTTTCCGGCTGCCTCGTCCTCCACGGCCAGTCCACGGACATCGATCTGCTGGTGGCGGAAGGACTGGGGGAGATGGATGCGTTTGTGGCGGTGACCGGCGACGAGGAGTCCAACCTGGTGACCTGCCTGCTGGCCAAGCACCTGGGGGTCCGCAAGACCGTGGCGCTGCTTTCGAAAGGCGCCTACATCCCCATCAGCCAGTCCATCGGGCTGGATGCGGCCGTCAGCACCAAGCTGGCTGTCTCGCGGGAGATCATGCGTTTCTTGCGCGGCAAGCACGTGCTGAGCGTGGCCACGGTGCACGGCATGGACGCCGAGGTTCTGGAGCTGAAGGCGGCCCCGCGTGCTCCCATCACCCGGGCGCCCCTCCGGGAGATGAAGCTGCCGCGGGGGGTGCTCCTCGGGGCCGTCGACCACGGGGATCGGGTCGAGATTGCCACCGGCCATACCCAGCTGCAGCCGGGAGACCGGGCCTACGTCTTCGTTTTGCCCGAGCGGGTCCGTGACGTGGAGCGCCTCTTTGCCCGTCCCTGA
- a CDS encoding TorF family putative porin has translation MRTHLLLPLLAVFAAAPATPLAAQEFSLGADLMSRYVWRGTDFGESASVQPTLAFSAGGFEIGTWASYGIAPEAADVNEHDLWISYGFETSSGTFTLGVTDYYFPNAGVPFFDFSDGGGAHWIEPFVAYEGPASFPISLFAGVFAYNDPDNSVYLEASYPFALDGVSLAFTAGASGGRSGLYGTDGFALINLGLSAVKEIQVTESFVLPVSVGYIVNPDMEKSYLVFGLSF, from the coding sequence ATGCGTACGCACCTTTTACTGCCGCTTCTAGCCGTCTTTGCCGCCGCGCCGGCGACACCGCTGGCCGCCCAGGAATTCAGCCTGGGAGCCGACCTGATGAGCCGGTACGTCTGGCGCGGAACCGACTTCGGCGAGTCGGCCAGCGTCCAGCCCACGCTTGCCTTCTCGGCGGGTGGCTTCGAGATCGGCACCTGGGCGTCCTACGGCATCGCGCCCGAGGCCGCCGACGTGAACGAACATGACCTGTGGATCAGCTATGGCTTCGAGACCTCGAGCGGCACGTTTACCCTGGGCGTGACCGACTATTACTTCCCCAATGCCGGCGTTCCCTTCTTCGACTTCTCCGACGGCGGCGGGGCGCACTGGATCGAGCCGTTCGTGGCCTACGAGGGCCCGGCCTCCTTCCCGATCAGCCTCTTCGCCGGGGTCTTCGCCTACAACGACCCCGACAATTCGGTCTATCTCGAGGCTTCCTATCCGTTTGCCCTGGATGGCGTTTCGCTGGCCTTCACCGCCGGGGCCTCCGGGGGAAGGAGCGGGCTCTACGGGACGGACGGGTTCGCCCTGATAAACCTCGGCCTGTCCGCGGTGAAGGAGATCCAGGTCACCGAGTCCTTTGTGTTGCCGGTCTCGGTCGGTTACATCGTCAACCCGGACATGGAGAAGAGTTATCTGGTCTTCGGGCTGAGCTTCTGA